Genomic segment of Verrucomicrobiota bacterium:
CATTACAGGCCCAGAAAGTGACGCCTGCCAGATAGATCAAGGCCGGTCCGCTCGCCCGCAGCAGATATACCAGCGGGAGTGTGCACAGCATCCATGTCAGGGTAAATGCTCCTAAGTCATCGGAGAGATGATAGGTCTGCCCGATCAGGGCCATGCCTGCGCCAAAGGTCAGCTGCGCAAATAGCCCCGAGCCTTCCCGGTAAGCGGCCGAGATTTTATCTTTCCAGAGAGCATAACCCACGACGGCCTGCCCGAGAATGACGAGCAGAAAGGAAATGAAAGCGCGGGTGGATCGGTTAAACTCCATCCAGTTATGCGCCATGAGCAGGATGATCCCGCCCGCAATGAGGACGCCCCCCAGTATGGCAAATATCGTCAGGGCTAGCGGACGCGAAGAGGGCGCTTCTTGATGGTCGTAATGGGACTTTATACTGGCAGCCGTTTCAGACGTAATGATCCCCTGTGCCACCAGCAGAGGCAGCTGTTCATGAAGCCAGTGAATGTGTTTTTTGGTCATGTCCGGAGAAAAAGAGTGTCACCATATAAACAGGGAATCGCCAAACCGACAAGCCCACAATCACTCCAAAACCATCTCTTCACCAATACGCAGATTTCCGTCGGCCTCTGGTTTCTCGGGGAAAGGATTAAAGTAGCACGGGCGCCCTCGCCCGCTGGGATCGGGAAAAACATGGCCAAGATGGCCGTGCCACTCTCCGCGACCTCCGCGCGAACCGTTCGGTTATGCCCGCTGACATTATCCCCCTGCGACTATCCGCCACCGGGAGCAATTTGCACCACGAAGATCACGAAAGGCACGGAGAAAAAATCTATTGAACCGTGTGTCAGGCTCCCAGCCCCATTGCTAAATGCCTTTCTGGGCCTGATTTCTTGTTTAAACGCAAACCTCTCAGATGCCTATACACATGTCTAAACCGCTGATTCACAGAGGATTCCTTGTTTAAACGCAAAACCAAAACCCTCCGCGTGAACCAATGCGCCTTTTTCTGGCCAATCTTTCCCCCTGCCCTCTGCAAACTTACAACTTGCTCCTTGTAACTTTCCTCCCCCACTCCCCTCCAATTCACAAAAAAGTCCTTTCACTCCCTCATAAATCATGTAAAAAATCATAACCTGCGTATGGCCAAATCCCCTAAATCTGCTTCTGATAAAAAATTATCCGCTAACCAGCGACAGAATAAAAATCCCG
This window contains:
- a CDS encoding DUF2157 domain-containing protein, which encodes MTKKHIHWLHEQLPLLVAQGIITSETAASIKSHYDHQEAPSSRPLALTIFAILGGVLIAGGIILLMAHNWMEFNRSTRAFISFLLVILGQAVVGYALWKDKISAAYREGSGLFAQLTFGAGMALIGQTYHLSDDLGAFTLTWMLCTLPLVYLLRASGPALIYLAGVTFWACNVHGWYDRSHPAAWWIWIALLIPYAVMEMRRNPYHPRAILLMWGLGICLATARVSVWKAAGGTSGSSSTQECLYPFI